In Sedimenticola thiotaurini, the following proteins share a genomic window:
- the accA gene encoding acetyl-CoA carboxylase carboxyl transferase subunit alpha, with translation MDMNFLEFEQPIAELEAKIEELRLVGNDNEINIQDEITRLENKSKSLTESLYQNLKPWQIAQVARHPLRPYLLNYIEYIFDDFHEMHGDRAFADDHAIVGGVARIDGRPVMIIGHQKGRDTKEKLFRNFGMPRPEGYRKALRLMETAERFKLPVLTFIDTPGAYPGIGAEERGQSEAIAKNLLVMSGLKTPIVCTVMGEGGSGGALAIGVGDRLMMLEYSTYSVISPEGCASILWKSADKAPLAAEAMAITSDRLKELGLIDAIIPEPPGGAHRDPQAAASNIKAVLLESLQELDEKPMEQLLEERYQRLMGYGAFQS, from the coding sequence ATGGACATGAATTTTCTTGAATTTGAACAACCCATTGCCGAACTCGAGGCGAAGATCGAAGAGTTGCGTCTGGTCGGCAATGATAACGAGATCAATATCCAGGACGAGATTACCCGTCTGGAGAACAAGAGCAAGTCGCTGACCGAGTCGCTCTATCAGAACCTGAAGCCGTGGCAGATTGCCCAGGTAGCGCGCCATCCTCTGCGCCCCTATCTGCTCAACTATATCGAATACATATTTGATGACTTCCACGAGATGCATGGTGACCGGGCCTTCGCCGACGATCATGCCATCGTCGGGGGGGTGGCCCGTATCGACGGCCGGCCGGTAATGATTATTGGTCACCAGAAGGGGCGGGATACCAAGGAGAAGCTGTTCCGAAACTTTGGCATGCCGCGTCCCGAGGGCTACCGCAAGGCGCTGCGCCTGATGGAGACTGCAGAACGTTTCAAACTGCCGGTTCTCACCTTTATCGATACCCCCGGGGCCTATCCGGGCATCGGCGCGGAAGAGCGCGGTCAGAGTGAAGCGATTGCGAAAAACCTGCTGGTGATGTCCGGGCTGAAAACCCCTATAGTCTGCACCGTGATGGGAGAAGGGGGGTCCGGTGGCGCGCTGGCCATCGGCGTGGGTGATCGACTGATGATGCTGGAGTACAGCACCTATTCGGTGATCTCGCCGGAAGGGTGTGCCTCGATTCTCTGGAAGAGTGCCGACAAGGCGCCCCTGGCAGCCGAGGCGATGGCCATCACCTCGGATCGTCTGAAAGAGCTGGGCCTGATCGATGCCATTATTCCGGAGCCACCCGGTGGTGCGCACCGGGACCCGCAAGCCGCCGCCAGTAACATCAAGGCCGTACTCCTTGAGTCGTTGCAGGAGCTTGATGAGAAACCGATGGAACAGTTGCTGGAAGAGCGTTATCAGCGCCTGATGGGATACGGGGCCTTCCAGAGCTGA